Genomic segment of Apium graveolens cultivar Ventura chromosome 7, ASM990537v1, whole genome shotgun sequence:
CCTCTGTTCATGAACAACCTCAATCTTTGCCACATCATCATATAACTAATAATGAAGTGCAAAGATGTCACTTTTAGAATAAACTTTTACAATTGCATCGATCGACAAAGCATCCATGTCACCTTACATTAAAGAAAAATATTATACAGAGATCGGAACTGCATGTCCACTGCCGGCACAATCCACACACATGTTCACAGTGATCATGTTCCTGGTACATATCATTTACATTTCATGGGGAATTAGACGAACAGGAAGACCTTCCATTGGTACCAAAAGAAAGTACTGTACTATCTTTTCTCggggatttactttctcgaatTTGAATTTTGTAACAATGTTATGAAGAAACACCAGAATTTCAAGACGAGCATACTCTTTTCCGGGACACATTCTTGATCCTCCACCAAATGGTACGTAAGTAAACGGAGCAGGTCCTTTCCCTTCGAATCTTGATGGATCAAATGTTTCAGGGTCTGCAAAGTATTTCGGGTCCTTGTGCGTTGTATGAACTGTCCACAGTGTCTGTAAACAAAGCAAATATACGCTAACCATCAAGATTATAGATATTAGGGCAGGGCATGCAGACACGTACTAAATATATGTATACCTTCCTTCCCTTTCAAAGGTATATTATAACGTATATTTGCTTTGTTTATAGCTATCAAGATTATAGATATTAGGGCAGGGCAGACAAGGCACGTACTAAATATATGTATACCTTCCATCCCTTTGGAAGGTTTATTATAGCGTATATTTGCTTTGTTTATAATGTCTATAAACAAAGCAAATATACGGTAGCTGTCAAGAGTATTATATACCTTCCATCCCTTTGGAATGGTGAAACCAGCATATTCAAAGTCATGAGTAACCTCTCTTAAGCCACCAAGTGCAGGTGGCATCAACCTTAAAGTCTCGCACACAACGTTCCACGAGTACTTCATCTTCTGTAAATCCTCCCATGTTAACAGCTCCCCTTCACTTTTTGTGTTAGCTATTTCCATTTGTTCTGTTCAATCAATATCTAAGCTCGATCATCGTTTCAACAAGTAAACTCAAGGTAGTTCATAAGATATAAGAATAAATTAGCTATAGATCACATTCATTCATGTAATTGAAAATGTACCTTTGTAGACCTCATCATAAATATGTGGAAGTTCAGAAAGATACTTGAGCACAAAGGTAACAGCAGTGCTCGTAGTCTCGTAGCTAGCAAAAAGCAAACCAACGATGTTGTTGCATATTACCTTCTCGCTAACAAATGTCCCGTTCTCATCTGCCAGGGACAGCATTCGAGACAGAAAATTTGGTCTAGTGACTGATTCTGATTTATTCTCCATCATTTCCTTTCTCTTGTTGGTAATGACCTTCATAAGCTCAGCTCGGACCAATCTGCCACCCTTAATACCTTTGTTAAAAGAAGTTCCAGGCAGATCAATTGGGACCGAGAACAATCCAGCATTGACAAGAGCGATATGCCTGGCTAGCCTTGTGACATACTCGACATCATCAACTCCCATTAATATTCTACAAGCCACAGCTAATGTGTATTCCTTCAACAGTGGATACACCTTCACTACTTCATTTCCAGTCCACTGGAAATCTACATGTTCTCGTGCCATTGAGTCCATGATCGGTATGTATTGTTTTAAAGCTTCTGGTTTTAGAATATCATGAATACTCCAAAACAGTAGGGATGAAATATCGTCTGTAGAAGACTCTGAGAACTCGGGGAAAAAAAAGGACTTTCTTACGGACAGTGGCCACCAGGAGGCAAATGATTTCGTTTCATTAGCAAAGACAAACTTGTTCCCAACTGTTCCACAAAACACAGCCATTTTTTCTCCAAATAAAGAGGTTTTGAATACATCTTTCGAGTACTTTTTTGTTCTTTCTGCCATGAATTCCTCTGGACCTGATAGCACAAACTTG
This window contains:
- the LOC141670373 gene encoding beta-amyrin 6-beta-monooxygenase-like, producing MMSLHSSMNESLDSWIIDSGATDHMTSNFTHLLQPVPFAPTQINLPTGAKTHISHMGTVKLNKRLTLKNVLYVPSFHHKLLSVPKLASYNNCHVQFYSTHCLIVDNATKELKGVGKASQGLYYLVDHLSGHIPTAWMLGEKLYSHLSQGSSSTALVAASDTEFKDASELDKWHHRLGHASIAKLKLIPCVQPHLHLPTKKSKANVPPGSSGWPVIGESIKFVLSGPEEFMAERTKKYSKDVFKTSLFGEKMAVFCGTVGNKFVFANETKSFASWWPLSVRKSFFFPEFSESSTDDISSLLFWSIHDILKPEALKQYIPIMDSMAREHVDFQWTGNEVVKVYPLLKEYTLAVACRILMGVDDVEYVTRLARHIALVNAGLFSVPIDLPGTSFNKGIKGGRLVRAELMKVITNKRKEMMENKSESVTRPNFLSRMLSLADENGTFVSEKVICNNIVGLLFASYETTSTAVTFVLKYLSELPHIYDEVYKEQMEIANTKSEGELLTWEDLQKMKYSWNVVCETLRLMPPALGGLREVTHDFEYAGFTIPKGWKTLWTVHTTHKDPKYFADPETFDPSRFEGKGPAPFTYVPFGGGSRMCPGKEYARLEILVFLHNIVTKFKFEKVNPREKIVQYFLLVPMEGLPVRLIPHEM